From the genome of Gracilibacillus salitolerans, one region includes:
- a CDS encoding ABC transporter substrate-binding protein, producing MKQHKSFSILLSIILVMVIFIAGCSSNSSTTDNESSNENDTSNSEEEQVTINLGFYSGGESDEKMQELIDGFMEKHPEIKVTTQSAPYGQFFQKLDTQIAAGEAPDIWLSDGVLVMKYAERGAVKDLTEWVNRDLNKEEYYGLEFNEDTNGKYWGVPQGIQIGALYYNKDLFDQAGVDYPNEDWTWEDLKEVAAKLTIDASDKKPGDEGFNSDNIKQFGLTFFSITEGWFPVLKSYGGGILNDSLNKSIINSDENKQALEWMVDGMSRGIITDPADLKSFQSSMAVFPSGSAAMRIGIYARVLAANEAGLNYDVTVLPKGPDGERFSPVIANSWVINDSTSDKKAKAAWEWIKYWATEDEVQKEWAALGEAVPVKKSVANSEVFLNASDKPENREAFLESFDFAGTLDTNAVWSEWVAKFNEHAQRAFLKESTIDEALENADKDIQEIVDEFYKE from the coding sequence ATGAAGCAACACAAAAGTTTTTCTATTTTACTTTCAATAATTTTGGTAATGGTAATATTTATAGCGGGATGTTCATCTAATTCATCAACTACAGATAATGAATCATCTAATGAAAATGATACATCAAATTCGGAGGAAGAACAAGTAACAATTAATCTTGGTTTTTACTCAGGGGGGGAATCTGATGAGAAAATGCAAGAGTTAATTGATGGTTTTATGGAAAAGCACCCAGAAATTAAGGTTACTACACAGAGTGCTCCATATGGACAGTTTTTCCAAAAACTTGACACGCAAATTGCTGCGGGGGAAGCACCAGATATTTGGCTGTCAGATGGTGTATTAGTAATGAAATACGCAGAAAGAGGAGCAGTTAAGGATTTAACCGAATGGGTTAATCGAGATTTGAATAAAGAAGAGTATTACGGATTGGAATTTAATGAGGACACAAACGGAAAATACTGGGGTGTACCACAAGGTATTCAAATCGGGGCCCTTTATTACAACAAAGATCTCTTTGATCAAGCAGGTGTAGATTATCCTAATGAGGATTGGACGTGGGAAGATTTAAAAGAAGTAGCTGCGAAATTAACTATAGACGCTTCTGATAAGAAACCAGGTGATGAAGGATTTAATAGTGATAATATCAAACAATTCGGTTTAACTTTCTTCAGTATTACTGAAGGTTGGTTCCCAGTTCTAAAATCATATGGCGGGGGAATCTTAAATGACTCTTTGAATAAGTCTATTATTAATTCAGATGAAAACAAACAAGCATTAGAGTGGATGGTAGACGGAATGAGTCGTGGTATTATAACTGACCCTGCTGATTTAAAGAGTTTCCAGAGTTCGATGGCGGTATTTCCAAGTGGTTCAGCTGCAATGAGAATTGGGATTTATGCTCGTGTGTTAGCCGCGAACGAAGCAGGATTAAACTATGATGTCACAGTACTGCCAAAAGGCCCGGATGGGGAGAGATTTTCACCAGTAATAGCAAACTCTTGGGTGATTAATGATAGTACGAGTGACAAGAAAGCAAAGGCTGCCTGGGAATGGATAAAGTACTGGGCGACTGAAGATGAGGTACAAAAAGAATGGGCTGCTCTTGGGGAAGCTGTACCAGTTAAAAAATCGGTTGCAAATTCTGAAGTATTCTTAAATGCATCTGACAAACCTGAAAATAGAGAAGCATTCTTAGAAAGTTTTGATTTTGCAGGAACACTTGATACCAATGCAGTCTGGAGTGAATGGGTAGCAAAATTTAATGAGCATGCTCAACGTGCTTTTCTTAAAGAATCGACAATCGATGAGGCTCTGGAGAATGCAGATAAAGATATTCAGGAAATCGTAGATGAATTCTATAAAGAATAA